In a single window of the Microscilla marina ATCC 23134 genome:
- a CDS encoding DUF6046 domain-containing protein — MTYDLNQLYQRAFGRFIVYPGLTKPSKLLESYTPLALLGKGKKQSLLSTPIMMPLKLDDYAFPLEPLIEVSTSKSIVINQMVNAETNVLEDMGLDNFKLTIRGFLVSEQAGSAPLDELRRLMKLIRKRSSLKVNNELLGAFGIRELAILSARFGDPEGGIEFKPYTLECISDEAVELRLNQDKADAFTDTSPLPEDSR; from the coding sequence ATGACCTACGACTTAAACCAATTATACCAAAGAGCCTTCGGGCGATTTATTGTGTATCCAGGGCTCACCAAACCAAGCAAGCTATTAGAAAGCTATACCCCTTTGGCGCTTTTGGGTAAGGGCAAAAAACAAAGTTTGTTGAGCACGCCTATTATGATGCCGCTGAAGCTGGATGATTATGCTTTTCCCCTGGAGCCGCTCATTGAGGTGAGTACCTCTAAATCTATTGTGATCAATCAAATGGTGAACGCCGAAACCAATGTATTGGAGGATATGGGGCTGGACAATTTTAAACTCACCATTCGGGGCTTTTTGGTCAGCGAACAAGCAGGCAGCGCTCCGCTGGATGAGCTACGCAGGTTGATGAAACTTATCAGGAAACGCAGCAGCCTCAAGGTAAACAATGAACTACTTGGTGCCTTTGGCATTCGGGAGCTTGCCATCTTGTCGGCGCGCTTTGGCGACCCCGAAGGAGGCATTGAGTTTAAGCCTTACACGCTGGAATGTATTTCAGACGAGGCAGTGGAGTTAAGGCTCAATCAAGATAAAGCGGACGCGTTTACTGATACCAGCCCGCTTCCCGAAGATTCAAGATAA
- a CDS encoding DNA cytosine methyltransferase, whose protein sequence is MRHASLFSGLGGFDLAAERMGWVNVFTVENNPFCQTILRHYWPDSTHYEDIRQIDFSPYYGQIDLLTGGFPCQPFSQAGKRKGINDERYLWPEMLRAIREIRPTWVLGENVAGIATMVLQPRVTHLESGANAEGETIHRTMEAEAVIHRICEDFEALGYSVQPMVIPACAVEAPHRRDRVWFLAYTHRSATRSSRKSSTPQSNGSQNHDKPNGRQTTPQQYTRLCHVSFAAAYPHYPGTRQPLYPYPQWETAEQRWQEQLQPELGQDGDYEATARCQPKWRYTYPAPRQDYRFRPNWQTQSPVCGGDDGFPAPVDGITLPRLRNESIKGYGNPVVVPLVLEIFRGIEEVENTL, encoded by the coding sequence ATGAGACACGCCAGCCTCTTTAGTGGTCTGGGCGGCTTCGATTTAGCCGCCGAAAGGATGGGCTGGGTTAATGTTTTCACCGTCGAAAACAACCCCTTTTGCCAAACCATTCTCCGCCATTACTGGCCAGACAGCACCCATTATGAAGACATCAGGCAAATCGACTTCAGTCCCTATTACGGGCAAATCGACCTCCTTACCGGAGGATTTCCCTGCCAGCCATTCAGCCAGGCTGGAAAACGCAAAGGAATTAACGACGAGCGTTATCTCTGGCCGGAAATGCTCCGCGCTATACGAGAGATCAGACCCACTTGGGTGCTGGGTGAAAACGTTGCTGGAATCGCCACGATGGTACTCCAGCCGCGTGTTACTCACCTGGAAAGCGGGGCCAATGCTGAGGGCGAAACAATACACCGAACAATGGAAGCCGAAGCCGTTATCCACCGAATATGTGAAGACTTCGAAGCCCTCGGTTATAGCGTCCAACCGATGGTTATTCCGGCTTGTGCCGTTGAAGCGCCCCACCGAAGAGACCGGGTCTGGTTTTTGGCCTACACCCACCGTAGTGCAACGCGATCATCCCGAAAGAGTAGCACGCCTCAAAGCAATGGGAGCCAAAACCATGACAAGCCGAATGGCAGGCAAACTACGCCCCAACAGTATACTAGACTATGCCATGTTTCATTCGCTGCTGCCTACCCCCACTACCCAGGAACCAGGCAGCCTCTGTACCCTTACCCCCAATGGGAGACGGCAGAGCAAAGATGGCAAGAACAGCTACAGCCTGAACTTGGGCAGGATGGCGACTATGAAGCTACTGCCCGTTGCCAACCTAAATGGCGATATACCTACCCCGCCCCAAGGCAAGACTACAGGTTCCGCCCCAATTGGCAAACTCAATCCCCGGTTTGTGGCGGAGATGATGGGTTTCCCGCCCCTGTGGACGGAATTACCCTTCCTCGCCTCCGAAATGAGTCGATCAAAGGCTACGGAAACCCGGTAGTGGTGCCACTGGTGTTGGAGATTTTTAGGGGGATTGAGGAGGTGGAAAACACATTATAA
- a CDS encoding IPT/TIG domain-containing protein, whose translation MRLIQKQLPWLLSALFLFTLGCKKKEEDPQQPAQTSLSTFIPTSVDFTSVTLKGSISTVGDGGITDHGFVWGETASPDLNSAGKHSLGAKTEAGAFEHAVTGLTAGKTYHVRAYATDAQGTVYGEDKTFSTTNSPTITEFTPTEAGQGDTITIKGTNFNATTAETSIKFGTTAATSIISVAETEIKVVVPAGVTEGVNKITATIKGLEAASTTDFTYLGGLWTQKKDFGGVARTEAVSFTIGTKGYIGLGRSGSASSTALDDLWEYDATNDVWTQKANYSGGKRSLSISFVINGVAFVGLGGDVDGKGKKDFWQYNSTTNQWSKIADFAGDSPNGSEWSFSLGGKGYVIRPAASELWEIDTGVWSKKNNLPMAGADFVFVLNNVAYLVKANEKVWKYNAVADTWSSLKEFPGKVILGGMVLDGKGYVASSSDDGYIFWEYTPATDIWAKKQGLANRVGTPLYSEAFVVGDKIYIREGGTLRASVWEFDPTK comes from the coding sequence ATGCGATTAATCCAAAAACAATTACCTTGGCTGTTGTCAGCTTTATTTTTGTTCACCCTTGGTTGTAAGAAAAAAGAGGAAGACCCTCAACAACCTGCCCAGACCAGCCTGAGTACTTTTATTCCTACTTCTGTAGATTTTACCTCGGTCACCCTCAAAGGAAGCATTTCGACCGTAGGCGATGGAGGCATTACCGACCACGGTTTTGTCTGGGGGGAAACTGCCAGCCCTGACCTCAACTCGGCGGGCAAACATTCGCTGGGAGCAAAAACCGAAGCAGGGGCATTCGAACACGCCGTGACTGGGCTTACTGCGGGCAAAACCTACCACGTGCGCGCCTACGCCACCGATGCCCAAGGAACAGTCTACGGCGAAGATAAAACCTTTAGCACTACCAACAGCCCCACCATTACTGAGTTTACCCCCACCGAAGCCGGGCAGGGCGATACCATCACCATCAAGGGAACCAACTTCAACGCCACCACCGCTGAAACAAGCATTAAATTTGGCACTACCGCCGCTACTAGCATTATTAGTGTAGCTGAAACTGAAATAAAAGTAGTGGTCCCTGCTGGGGTAACCGAAGGCGTCAATAAAATCACCGCAACGATCAAAGGGCTAGAGGCTGCTTCTACCACTGATTTTACTTACCTAGGTGGTTTGTGGACACAGAAAAAGGATTTTGGGGGAGTGGCAAGAACTGAAGCAGTAAGTTTTACCATCGGAACCAAGGGTTATATAGGTTTGGGCAGGTCTGGTTCGGCATCTTCAACGGCTTTGGATGATTTGTGGGAATACGATGCTACCAATGATGTTTGGACACAAAAAGCCAATTATTCTGGGGGTAAGAGGTCATTATCAATCAGTTTTGTAATTAATGGTGTTGCATTCGTTGGTTTAGGCGGTGATGTAGATGGAAAAGGTAAAAAGGATTTTTGGCAGTACAACTCTACTACTAATCAATGGAGTAAAATTGCTGATTTTGCAGGGGATAGTCCCAATGGATCAGAGTGGTCTTTTTCTTTGGGAGGTAAAGGATATGTGATTAGACCTGCTGCAAGTGAGCTTTGGGAAATAGATACTGGTGTGTGGTCAAAGAAAAATAACTTACCCATGGCAGGAGCAGATTTTGTTTTTGTTCTGAATAATGTGGCTTATTTGGTAAAAGCTAACGAGAAAGTGTGGAAGTATAATGCTGTAGCTGATACTTGGAGTTCCTTGAAGGAATTTCCTGGAAAGGTAATTTTGGGTGGAATGGTGTTGGATGGTAAAGGTTACGTTGCTTCTTCATCTGATGATGGTTATATATTTTGGGAGTATACTCCAGCCACTGATATCTGGGCGAAGAAACAAGGTTTAGCAAACCGGGTGGGCACTCCTTTATATTCAGAAGCTTTTGTCGTAGGAGATAAAATTTATATTAGAGAAGGAGGTACCTTAAGAGCTTCGGTATGGGAGTTTGATCCCACTAAATAA
- a CDS encoding helicase associated domain-containing protein, with product MEDKEWTYPFDKPHSWDWRDEQWYVRYLELKAYKKIYGDCRVPVGWAKNKALGNWVSAQRINKMRMVSWRKELLNKLGFTWQVQKQVISAKYSHLSKKEGVWMTTFDKLSAYFKKTGHITASRQTPEGIKLSCWESKQRGRRKQGKLSKKRIELLDSIGFSWSLKEKWSSLPVYDDLWNDRFAELKAFQTKHGHCNPSSEIKETKTLAHWVLSQRERFKGGKILPHRKVLLDGLGFEWSREDKARASVVRDKRWLERFEALKAFYAEHGHFRVPRTNQELSVLCTWLVTQRYYYRKGLASQQHIELLNSIGFDWESKETERGWLKMLEKLKAFHTEHGHFRVPHSSEELKELADWATTQRHRLRKNKLDSDKVNLLQEIGVSPNDGVEAKLLDEENRWTKRFNELKEFKRIEGHFQVPTDKPVLRNWVGTQRALLKKGKLKPNRKALLDHIDFAWSYKGKPPVLEQAWEVRFKQLKAFRAEHGHFNIPKRDPILGSLNVWAAYQRARFKKGTLSEGRINLLNSIGFVWNFPKTKKTN from the coding sequence ATGGAAGACAAAGAATGGACTTACCCTTTTGACAAACCCCATAGCTGGGACTGGCGCGATGAGCAATGGTACGTGCGTTACCTAGAGCTGAAGGCCTACAAAAAAATATACGGAGACTGTAGAGTACCCGTTGGGTGGGCGAAAAACAAAGCCTTGGGAAATTGGGTATCTGCTCAACGAATCAATAAGATGAGAATGGTTTCGTGGCGAAAAGAGTTGTTGAACAAGTTGGGGTTTACCTGGCAAGTGCAGAAGCAGGTAATTTCAGCAAAATACAGTCATTTGTCCAAAAAAGAGGGGGTTTGGATGACAACTTTTGACAAGCTGTCGGCTTATTTTAAAAAAACAGGGCATATTACGGCAAGCCGTCAAACTCCAGAAGGGATAAAGCTAAGTTGTTGGGAGAGCAAACAACGCGGGCGCCGTAAACAGGGCAAGCTATCTAAAAAACGTATTGAATTACTGGATAGCATCGGATTCTCCTGGTCATTAAAAGAAAAATGGTCAAGCTTGCCTGTATATGATGACTTATGGAATGATAGATTTGCTGAGCTAAAGGCATTTCAGACCAAGCATGGGCATTGTAACCCTTCTTCAGAAATCAAGGAAACTAAAACTTTAGCACATTGGGTTCTTTCCCAGAGAGAGAGGTTTAAAGGAGGGAAGATTTTGCCCCATCGCAAGGTTCTTCTTGATGGGCTTGGTTTTGAGTGGTCACGGGAAGACAAAGCCAGGGCTTCGGTGGTTAGAGACAAACGTTGGCTTGAAAGGTTTGAGGCACTCAAAGCCTTTTATGCGGAACATGGGCATTTTAGGGTACCCAGAACTAATCAGGAACTTTCTGTCTTGTGTACTTGGTTAGTTACCCAAAGGTATTACTATAGAAAAGGTCTGGCAAGCCAACAACATATAGAGTTACTCAACAGCATTGGTTTTGATTGGGAAAGTAAAGAAACCGAGAGAGGTTGGCTAAAGATGCTGGAAAAACTTAAGGCTTTTCATACTGAACATGGACATTTTCGGGTACCTCATAGTTCAGAGGAGTTAAAAGAGCTCGCAGATTGGGCTACGACACAAAGGCATCGTCTTAGAAAAAACAAGCTGGATTCAGACAAAGTAAATCTTCTTCAGGAGATTGGAGTGAGTCCAAATGATGGAGTTGAGGCAAAATTATTAGACGAGGAAAATCGTTGGACAAAACGATTTAATGAGCTCAAGGAATTTAAGCGTATAGAGGGGCATTTTCAAGTACCTACAGACAAACCAGTATTGAGAAATTGGGTAGGTACTCAAAGAGCACTCTTAAAAAAAGGAAAGCTCAAACCAAACCGGAAAGCGTTGCTTGACCATATTGATTTTGCTTGGTCATATAAAGGAAAACCCCCCGTGTTAGAACAGGCGTGGGAAGTAAGGTTTAAACAATTGAAGGCATTTAGGGCTGAACATGGGCATTTCAATATTCCTAAAAGAGATCCAATATTGGGCAGTTTAAACGTCTGGGCAGCTTACCAAAGGGCTCGTTTCAAAAAGGGGACCTTGTCTGAAGGTCGAATAAACTTGCTTAACAGCATTGGTTTTGTCTGGAATTTTCCAAAAACTAAGAAAACGAATTAA
- a CDS encoding T9SS type A sorting domain-containing protein, translated as MKFTTITTFKHFITFFLLSAGIQFTAQAQIAGNITVTTSGIGASESYIIFFNGENKLPGISKGHFYPDPLVQDGGCEYATEVTTLSDYDAGVLYDQTVVPLNTNECSNRVFAFRWTPQLMHEPKIDNNTVCSGSSFTLNLVMGDNDRIDQYHWQQSTDGGATWVDAAHTSGGTAYTTVPSLVINVPTVANILYRARGFRYGKLVAPVGPALPVYVSQAAPDAYTNTQSPTWVPTETIPLRINGVIVGSINVTHSTCSVGGLGNGKINVTFNQNVVGNYYYSLANDDVVDETMPPDKAFSLLPEAVMNISPTQLSHTFPDDASANKFDLNNGDYTLAIENLIGGQRYCFEKYLIKIKSPSPVTLTEQTAQRRDPSCIGAADGQIVLTAGGGAAAQSAAHKYTILKYRNGALAETRPNLSPGPHTFGGLDAAGYHFEIRESGCGANTLVTLPNPGAITLSNPPTTVATSAVSAPIICEGGTGSIGVSFTQGNTSGTYTIEAYKDGASTAHATANGITHASGGYTFTGLPAGSYTFKLKHSCSSGGNYDITTPQTLTNLVPVAGTLAGIPQTGSTHAISCKGGSDGRLGVKVTTGNATAPNTAYTLVLKQGGVVVNAPTFMGFGTTSLTGVTVGDSVVFTGLAEGAYSVEISQNNCPQPAKVLGSVTLTAPETLTATITPVLRFATYHVTCADGEDGQIRVDNVAGGNGNYSIELNENGSKIATQTGVSALFTGLRPVNFQGGSVNYSIRIVDSKTCEYISLPIQLQAPAVLTTALTPERVTCKGESNGSIAATINGGVKPYTIQWVDGTGTAITGEITLGATEGTATLDNRPAGAYALRVKDSKGCHNFVTGGWYETTTTIDEPAVAFAFEVASFTVDSVSCHGGNDGRLSLAVAGGWGGYTYSKDGTNFQASAAFSGFAAGDHTLYARDGENCTISTTVTIKEPLPLTLTQQQITHVSCQGGYNGEYIFEAKGGNDAGTEPYTILVNGAPYAETDWFHWTSNRQIALRGLAAGSYTIEATDHKGCQQTLSFTITEPAQLEANITSITTATCGLPNGSATVVATGGTTPYSYTWKKYEATLGTLKTWSTSASLTNAEGGAYEMIVTDALGCSVTQVVQLSNADAATVTNQNIAPVSCAEAKDGVATFSVAGEFPITVNWVNSSETGQIAWQDATTLKLSGLTKGYHDFQTQDAKGCIRFERVLVPGPESLLITRQTSGDPTCHNGTNGSLAIAISGGTEPYQIVWDQGLTAGATSFDNLGAGTYTVVVTDAQGCTRQAGFVLQNPLPISVDLGIGSTVCAGQSVTLKPTIPAGNTIATYAWTSASGNFSSSEPQVTVNTADTYFLTVTTTAGCSGSGEYKLANSANAFEADFLMPSDAVVGDTVVLIEICRPAPTTLFWDIEGLDQDVFLLESTVTNPKQNLLVPKEGTYTVRLYASLGGCQDVFERQVTVVKPEGKRFAQAGKASQKITAQVSPNPVSNGKINIGVSLAQTAPVSVEIFNISSGNRWRYPQPIKGSGKTDYHWSLHIPEMTQGVYVVRIQTPTSQKMVKVVVE; from the coding sequence ATGAAATTTACAACGATTACGACATTCAAGCACTTTATCACCTTTTTTTTACTCTCGGCGGGCATTCAATTCACTGCCCAAGCCCAAATTGCGGGCAATATTACCGTCACTACCTCTGGCATAGGTGCTTCCGAATCTTACATTATATTTTTTAATGGGGAAAACAAACTACCTGGAATTTCAAAAGGGCATTTCTACCCTGACCCTTTGGTGCAAGACGGAGGGTGTGAGTATGCCACCGAAGTAACCACCCTTTCCGATTACGATGCGGGGGTGCTTTATGATCAAACTGTAGTACCGCTCAATACCAATGAGTGTAGCAACCGGGTATTTGCATTTAGGTGGACGCCTCAATTGATGCATGAGCCCAAGATTGATAACAACACAGTGTGTTCAGGGAGTAGCTTTACCTTGAACTTAGTGATGGGAGACAATGATAGGATTGACCAGTACCACTGGCAACAATCTACCGATGGCGGAGCTACTTGGGTAGATGCTGCCCATACCAGTGGAGGGACAGCTTATACTACTGTACCGTCTTTGGTCATTAATGTGCCAACAGTTGCTAATATATTGTATCGGGCAAGGGGTTTTCGTTATGGTAAGTTGGTGGCTCCCGTCGGGCCTGCTTTGCCTGTTTATGTTTCCCAAGCAGCTCCTGATGCTTATACCAATACCCAAAGTCCTACTTGGGTACCTACTGAAACAATTCCACTGAGGATCAATGGGGTGATAGTAGGATCAATTAACGTCACTCATAGTACTTGTAGCGTGGGAGGCTTGGGCAACGGCAAAATTAATGTGACCTTTAATCAAAATGTAGTAGGCAATTATTATTATAGTCTTGCTAATGATGATGTAGTGGATGAGACGATGCCTCCTGATAAGGCTTTTAGTCTATTGCCCGAAGCAGTGATGAATATCTCTCCAACCCAACTTTCTCATACTTTTCCTGATGATGCATCAGCCAACAAATTTGACCTAAATAATGGAGACTATACTCTAGCTATAGAAAACTTGATTGGAGGGCAACGCTATTGTTTTGAAAAATACCTTATCAAAATCAAATCCCCCTCTCCAGTCACCCTCACTGAGCAAACCGCCCAAAGACGTGACCCCAGTTGCATTGGTGCAGCCGATGGACAAATTGTACTCACCGCAGGTGGGGGAGCTGCGGCACAATCTGCGGCTCATAAATATACGATTTTAAAATACCGCAATGGTGCCCTCGCCGAAACCCGCCCCAATTTGTCACCAGGTCCCCACACCTTTGGGGGGCTGGATGCCGCAGGCTACCATTTTGAAATTAGAGAATCGGGTTGTGGAGCCAACACTTTGGTTACTTTGCCCAACCCTGGAGCCATTACCTTGTCCAATCCACCCACCACGGTGGCTACTTCGGCAGTTTCGGCACCCATTATTTGCGAAGGTGGCACGGGTAGTATCGGAGTGAGTTTTACCCAAGGCAATACGAGTGGCACCTACACTATAGAAGCTTATAAAGACGGGGCAAGTACCGCCCACGCCACCGCTAACGGCATTACCCATGCTTCGGGAGGGTATACTTTTACAGGCTTACCTGCGGGCAGCTATACTTTTAAGTTGAAGCACTCTTGTAGCAGTGGAGGCAACTACGACATTACCACTCCTCAAACCCTGACCAACCTGGTGCCTGTAGCGGGTACCCTGGCGGGGATTCCACAAACGGGCAGCACCCACGCCATTTCCTGTAAAGGCGGCAGCGACGGAAGACTGGGCGTAAAAGTAACTACAGGCAACGCTACAGCCCCCAATACCGCTTATACTTTGGTGCTCAAACAAGGCGGAGTGGTGGTCAATGCTCCTACTTTTATGGGCTTTGGCACCACCTCACTTACCGGGGTCACCGTAGGTGATTCGGTGGTATTCACCGGACTGGCGGAAGGGGCATACAGCGTAGAAATTAGCCAAAACAATTGCCCCCAACCCGCCAAGGTCTTGGGCAGTGTGACCCTCACCGCCCCGGAAACTTTGACGGCAACGATTACCCCAGTACTCCGTTTTGCTACCTACCACGTCACTTGTGCCGATGGTGAAGACGGACAAATCAGGGTAGACAATGTAGCGGGCGGCAACGGCAACTACAGCATAGAACTCAACGAAAACGGCTCGAAGATCGCCACCCAAACGGGCGTTTCGGCTTTGTTTACAGGCTTGCGCCCAGTAAACTTCCAGGGGGGAAGTGTCAACTACAGCATTCGAATAGTGGACAGCAAAACCTGCGAGTACATTAGCCTACCCATTCAACTACAGGCACCCGCCGTGCTCACTACCGCACTTACTCCGGAGCGGGTGACCTGTAAAGGCGAAAGCAACGGAAGCATTGCTGCTACCATTAACGGTGGTGTCAAGCCCTATACGATTCAATGGGTAGATGGAACTGGTACTGCCATTACTGGAGAAATTACTTTGGGAGCGACTGAAGGCACGGCTACTTTGGATAACCGCCCGGCGGGTGCTTACGCGCTCCGGGTGAAAGACAGCAAAGGTTGCCACAATTTTGTGACCGGGGGTTGGTACGAAACGACCACCACTATAGACGAACCTGCGGTGGCTTTTGCCTTTGAGGTCGCTTCTTTTACAGTAGATTCGGTGTCTTGTCACGGGGGCAACGATGGTCGTTTGAGCCTGGCGGTAGCCGGGGGTTGGGGTGGCTATACCTATTCTAAAGACGGCACCAACTTTCAGGCATCAGCGGCCTTCAGTGGCTTTGCCGCAGGCGACCATACCCTGTACGCCCGTGACGGCGAAAACTGTACGATCAGTACTACTGTCACCATCAAAGAACCATTGCCGCTTACGCTGACTCAGCAGCAAATTACCCACGTCAGTTGTCAGGGAGGCTACAACGGGGAATATATTTTTGAGGCCAAAGGGGGCAACGATGCGGGCACCGAGCCTTATACCATCTTAGTCAATGGGGCACCCTACGCCGAAACCGACTGGTTCCACTGGACTAGCAACCGTCAGATTGCCCTGCGGGGTCTGGCAGCGGGGAGTTATACCATAGAGGCGACTGATCACAAGGGTTGCCAGCAAACCTTGAGTTTTACCATTACTGAACCCGCTCAGCTGGAAGCCAACATTACCAGTATCACCACGGCTACCTGTGGTTTGCCCAACGGCAGCGCAACGGTGGTAGCGACCGGAGGGACAACGCCTTATAGTTACACTTGGAAAAAATATGAAGCAACCTTGGGGACCTTAAAAACCTGGAGCACTTCGGCGAGCCTGACGAATGCCGAAGGGGGCGCTTACGAAATGATTGTAACCGATGCCTTGGGTTGTTCGGTGACCCAGGTAGTGCAGCTATCCAACGCTGATGCCGCCACGGTTACCAACCAAAACATTGCCCCGGTGAGTTGTGCGGAGGCAAAAGACGGTGTGGCTACTTTTAGCGTAGCTGGAGAGTTTCCGATTACTGTGAACTGGGTAAACAGCAGTGAAACTGGGCAGATTGCCTGGCAAGATGCGACTACCCTAAAGCTCAGTGGCCTAACGAAGGGTTACCACGATTTCCAGACCCAGGACGCCAAGGGCTGTATACGTTTCGAGCGGGTGCTCGTGCCCGGTCCCGAATCTTTGCTCATTACCCGTCAGACGAGTGGGGATCCTACCTGCCACAACGGAACCAATGGGAGCCTGGCAATTGCCATCAGCGGAGGTACTGAACCTTACCAAATCGTCTGGGACCAAGGGCTGACTGCGGGAGCCACTTCTTTTGACAACCTTGGTGCGGGCACCTACACCGTAGTAGTGACTGATGCCCAGGGTTGTACTCGGCAAGCAGGTTTTGTACTTCAAAATCCCCTGCCAATCAGCGTAGACCTGGGGATAGGCAGCACAGTATGCGCCGGGCAAAGTGTGACTTTAAAGCCAACCATTCCGGCGGGCAACACCATTGCTACCTACGCCTGGACTTCGGCGAGTGGGAACTTTAGCAGCAGCGAGCCCCAGGTGACCGTAAACACGGCGGATACCTATTTCCTGACTGTGACCACCACCGCAGGTTGCAGTGGCAGCGGTGAGTACAAGCTGGCAAACTCGGCGAACGCTTTCGAGGCTGATTTTCTAATGCCTTCCGACGCAGTCGTAGGCGATACAGTAGTGCTGATAGAGATTTGCCGCCCGGCACCTACCACCCTATTTTGGGACATTGAGGGGCTCGATCAAGACGTGTTCTTGTTAGAAAGCACCGTGACCAATCCCAAACAAAATTTACTGGTTCCCAAAGAAGGAACTTACACCGTGCGTTTATATGCCTCGTTGGGGGGTTGCCAGGACGTGTTCGAACGCCAGGTAACGGTAGTGAAACCCGAAGGGAAGCGTTTTGCTCAGGCTGGCAAGGCAAGCCAAAAGATCACCGCCCAGGTATCACCTAACCCGGTGAGTAATGGCAAGATAAACATTGGGGTCTCTTTGGCGCAAACCGCCCCGGTGTCGGTAGAAATTTTCAACATTTCGTCGGGCAACCGTTGGCGTTACCCGCAACCGATCAAAGGCAGTGGAAAAACCGATTACCATTGGTCGCTCCACATTCCTGAAATGACCCAGGGGGTGTATGTGGTGAGGATACAAACCCCTACCAGCCAGAAAATGGTGAAGGTGGTGGTGGAGTAG